The Rhodothermales bacterium genome contains the following window.
ATGCGAAGAATATAGGTTGCATATCACAAGTGGACAATCTATCTTCGTCATGACGTCGCTTGCACAATGCAACCTAAACAGACCCCTTGCAGACACCTCCCTATGAACCCACAAGGCAAGCGCGTCGTCGTCACGGGCGGCAGTTCCGGAATCGGGCTCGCTCTGGCCCACGCCTTCGCTGAAACCGGCGGCCACGTGGTCATCACCGGGCGCTCGGAAGCCCGGTTGATCGAAGCGGCGGCCTCGCACGCGAATCTCACCGGGATGGTGTGCGACGTCACGCGGGACGACCAGGTCGTGGCGCTTCGAGAGCACATGAACGCGGGTGGCGGGACGGACATCCTCGTCAACAACGCAGGCGTCATGCACGCCTTCGATGTGACCAGCGATTTCCCGCTGGAAACCCAGCTGCAGGAGATCGACATCGACGTGGCCGGACCGGTTCGCCTCGTACATCACTTCCTGCCGGGGATGCTCCAGCGGGAGGCGATGATCGTCAACGTCAGTTCGGGGCTGGCCTACATCCCCTACGCCGCGGCGCCCGTGTACAGCGCCAGCAAAGCCTTTCTCCACGCGTACACGCAGAGCCTCCGCGCCCAGCTCGCGGGCAGCTCCGTTCGGGTCGTCGAACTGCTGCCGCCCGTAGTGGACACGCCGCTGGCGGACGGGCTCGACCCCTCGTTCGCCCGGATGCCGCCGGAAAAACTCGCCGCCACCTTTCTGCGCGAGGTCCGGCGCGGCCAGGACGAGATCACACCCGGACAGTCGCGTCAGCTCAAGTGGATGAGCCGTCTCGCTCCGTCCTTCATGTTCGGCCAACTCAACAAGTCCCCTCGCGGGTAGCCTTATGAACAACTTCGTCATCCTCAACATCCAGGCTCTGATGGGGCTGACCGCGTACTTCCTCGTCTACTGGAATTTCCTGCGCCCCTGGTTCCAGACCCAGCCGTT
Protein-coding sequences here:
- a CDS encoding SDR family NAD(P)-dependent oxidoreductase, producing the protein MNPQGKRVVVTGGSSGIGLALAHAFAETGGHVVITGRSEARLIEAAASHANLTGMVCDVTRDDQVVALREHMNAGGGTDILVNNAGVMHAFDVTSDFPLETQLQEIDIDVAGPVRLVHHFLPGMLQREAMIVNVSSGLAYIPYAAAPVYSASKAFLHAYTQSLRAQLAGSSVRVVELLPPVVDTPLADGLDPSFARMPPEKLAATFLREVRRGQDEITPGQSRQLKWMSRLAPSFMFGQLNKSPRG